The Salvia miltiorrhiza cultivar Shanhuang (shh) unplaced genomic scaffold, IMPLAD_Smil_shh original_scaffold_302, whole genome shotgun sequence genome window below encodes:
- the LOC131003960 gene encoding choline-phosphate cytidylyltransferase 2-like, translating into MGERVTGKAEEQQRRTTAGDGSSSKNDVVSDRPIRVYADGIYDLFHFGHARSLEQAKKLFPNTYLLVGCCNDDTTHKYKGKTVMNDAERYESLRHCKWVDEVVPDAPWVINQEFLDKHRIDFVAHDSLPYADASGAGNDVYEFVKKVGRFKETKRTDGISTSDVIMRIVKDYNQYVMRNLDRGYSRKDLNVSYVKEKRLRVNMRLQKLQEKVKEQQEKVGEKIQTVAKTAGVHPNVWVENADRWVAGFLEMFEERCHKMGTAIRDRIQESLRGQPAKDYNTSSEEEDEYGDDDDDEYYYDDEDLNDEEEYYETDLKSDAKINAKSDAP; encoded by the exons ATGGGAGAGAGAGTTACCGGAAAAGCagaggagcagcagcggcggacCACCGCCGGCGACGGCTCGAGCTCGAAAAACGACGTCGTCAGTGACCGTCCCATACGCGTCTACGCCGATGGAATCTATGATCTCTTCCACTTCGGCCACGCTCGTTCCCTCGAACAAGCGAAGAAGCT GTTCCCCAACACGTACTTGCTGGTTGGATGCTGCAACGATGACACTACTCATAAATACAAGGGGAAGACTGTTATGAATGATGCTGAGCGATATGAATCCCTTCGTCATTGCAA GTGGGTGGATGAGGTTGTTCCTGATGCTCCTTGGGTAATTAATCAAGAATTCCTTGACAAGCACCGTATCGATTTCGTGGCTCACGATTCTCTTCC TTATGCAGATGCTAGCGGAGCTggaaatgatgtttatgaattt GTGAAAAAAGTTGGACGATTTAAAGAGACTAAAAGAACCGATGGAATTTCAACTTCAGATGTCATTATGAGGATAGTGAAGGATTACAACCAATATGTGATGCGCAATTTAGACCGCGGATATTCAAGGAAAGACCTTAATGTCAGCTACGTTAAG GAAAAGCGACTAAGGGTGAATATGAGGCTGCAAAAGTTGCAAGAGAAGGTCAAGGAACAACAAGAAAAAGTGGGGGAGAAG ATACAAACTGTCGCAAAAACAGCCGGCGTGCATCCCAATGTGTGGGTCGAAAATGCTGATCGATGGGTTGCTGGGTTTCTCGAGATGTTTGAGGAACGTTGCCACAAAATG GGGACGGCCATTAGAGATCGCATTCAAGAGAGTCTAAGGGGACAACCGGCAAAGGATTATAATACGAGCAGCGAGGAGGAGGACGAGTATGGagatgatgacgatgatgagtACTACTACGACGATGAAGATCTCAACGATGAGGAGGAATACTACGAAACTGATCTCAAAAGCGACGCCAAAATCAACGCCAAAAGCGATGCACCATGA
- the LOC131003961 gene encoding VQ motif-containing protein 22, producing MSYPNNWMQLNFNDENQTNTLPTTTAAATAIDTAAIPRNAEQGRGARPIRRRSRASRRTPTTLLNTDTTNFRAMVQQFTGGPTAAANSAGMFDFTQQAPSNLYWGRGADRVQQQQQQQLQQRHMFMVGDVHGRGGGGGGGGHAPPESSSLNESRDYDGYML from the coding sequence ATGTCATATCCTAATAATTGGATGCAACTCAATTTTAACGATGAGAATCAAACCAACACCCTTccgaccaccaccgccgccgccaccgccatCGACACCGCTGCGATTCCAAGAAACGCCGAGCAAGGCCGCGGTGCGCGGCCGATCAGGCGGAGGTCGAGGGCTTCGCGGCGAACTCCGACCACCTTACTCAACACCGACACCACCAACTTCCGCGCCATGGTGCAGCAGTTCACCGGCGGCCCAACCGCCGCCGCCAACTCCGCCGGAATGTTCGATTTTACTCAGCAAGCGCCGTCCAATTTGTATTGGGGAAGAGGAGCTGATCgtgtgcagcagcagcagcagcagcagctgcagcaGCGCCACATGTTCATGGTAGGCGACGTGCATGGccgcggcggaggcggaggcggaggcggccaCGCGCCGCCGGAGTCGTCTTCACTTAATGAAAGTCGTGATTACGATGGCTACATGCTTTGA
- the LOC131003991 gene encoding anthocyanidin 3-O-glucosyltransferase 2-like, with the protein IPNKKISFRGPTSLFILGHCSTWKKVRLPLSISDLFIERERESMELVLIPWPVMGHVQIVEFAKLIIHRQNLLPSGKTLSVTVLLMKLPDYIDTVSSSYADTLSSSSAAVAVNFVHLPATEPTPEWSTRTRGYFVHNLVVSQKPNVEAFLRSRRPNIAAVVADMLCTSMIGVAAELGIPAYVFFTSPASFLGAMLHFQTLHDEQNDDVCALGSSPSELTIPSFGVAVAPDVLSQVLVEKRQWQDRFLHYARDYRKARGIIVNTFAELESHALGSFVVDSAYGAAPVPPVYSVGPILNRGPSRDAPEIMRWLNEQLCGSVVLLCFGSQGSLSEDQIHEVAVGLERSGRRFLWSLRRQPPSTEKARFPGEYESYREVLPEGFLERTSGVGKVVGWIPQLEVLSHPAVGGFVSHCGWNSVLESLWCGVPVATWPLHSEQQMNAFQLVRELGLAVEITLSYCEWRGDGVVAAAEVERGVREVMESGGEVRERVREMKEKSRMSVVEGGSSYASFKRLIDDMMA; encoded by the exons atCCCCAACAAGAAAATATCATTTAGGGGCCCAACATCCCTCTTTATATTAGGACACTGCTCTACTTggaaaaaggtacgacttcCATTATCCATATCAGATCTGttcatagagagagagagagagagtatggaGCTGGTGTTGATCCCATGGCCGGTAATGGGGCACGTGCAAATCGTGGAGTTTGCGAAGCTCATCATCCACCGTCAAAACCTTCTTCCTTCCG GTAAAACTCTCTCGGTCACAGTCCTCCTCATGAAGCTGCCCGACTACATCGACACCGTCAGCAGCTCCTACGCCGACAcgctctcctcctcctccgccgccgtcgccgtcaACTTCGTCCACCTCCCCGCCACCGAGCCGACCCCGGAGTGGAGCACCAGAACTCGAGGATACTTCGTCCACAACCTCGTCGTCAGCCAGAAACCAAACGTGGAGGCCTTCCTCCGCTCGCGCCGCCCTAACATCGCCGCCGTGGTGGCCGACATGCTGTGCACCTCCATGATCGGCGTGGCAGCGGAGCTCGGCATCCCGGCCTACGTATTCTTCACTTCCCCGGCGAGCTTCCTCGGCGCCATGCTGCATTTCCAGACCCTCCACGACGAGCAAAACGACGACGTCTGCGCGCTGGGGAGCTCGCCCTCGGAGCTGACGATCCCGAGCTTCGGCGTCGCCGTCGCGCCTGACGTTCTGTCTCAGGTGCTGGTGGAGAAGAGGCAGTGGCAGGATAGGTTCCTTCACTACGCTCGTGATTACAGAAAGGCTAGAGGGATCATTGTCAACACTTTTGCAGAGCTTGAATCCCATGCATTGGGATCGTTTGTGGTGGATTCCGCATACGGCGCTGCGCCGGTGCCGCCGGTTTACTCCGTCGGCCCGATTCTGAACCGGGGGCCGTCGAGAGACGCCCCCGAGATCATGCGGTGGTTGAACGAGCAGCTTTGTGGTTCAGTAGTGTTGTTGTGTTTTGGTAGTCAGGGGAGTTTGAGTGAGGATCAAATACACGAGGTGGCGGTGGGGCTCGAGCGGAGCGGCCGGCGTTTCCTCTGGTCACTCCGGCGGCAGCCACCGAGCACCGAGAAGGCGAGGTTCCCGGGAGAATACGAGAGCTATAGGGAAGTCCTGCCGGAGGGGTTCCTCGAGAGGACTAGTGGAGTGGGTAAGGTGGTGGGGTGGATACCGCAGCTGGAAGTCCTGTCGCATCCGGCGGTGGGCGGGTTCGTGTCGCACTGCGGGTGGAACTCGGTGCTCGAGAGCCTCTGGTGCGGCGTGCCGGTGGCGACGTGGCCTTTGCACTCGGAGCAGCAGATGAACGCGTTCCAGCTGGTGAGGGAGTTGGGGCTGGCGGTGGAGATCACGCTGAGCTACTGCGAGTGGAGAGGCGACggggtggtggcggcggcggaggtggagaGGGGGGTCAGGGAGGTGATGGAGAGTGGGGGTGaggtgagggagagagtgagagagatgaaGGAGAAGAGTAGGATGAGTGTGGTTGAAGGTGGATCTTCTTATGCTTCTTTCAAGAGATTGATTGATGATATGATGGCCTAA
- the LOC131003959 gene encoding uncharacterized protein LOC131003959 has product MPLISCDGAPPPLLMVVEYLESSMASELLYKFPDNSAFDFNYAQSSIWSPLLPRPPPPPAADGGVSRKLTYDVGLLENTKKIAARIKRKFTDAVLSNVGGCTKMKRRRRKSIGFSPVAPPWRRPSVSSASPKGWAKAMKGATKHFKKRKSMKKNSNLDFDFS; this is encoded by the exons ATGCCTCTCATCTCCTGCGACGGCGCTCCGCCGCCACTGCTAATGGTGGTGGAGTATCTGGAATCTTCCATGGCAAGCGAGCTCCTCTACAAGTTCCCCGACAACTCCGCCTTCGATTTCAACTACGCCCAGAGCTCCATCTGGTCCCCTCTCCTCCCCCGCCCCCCGCCGCCCCCCGCCGCGGACGGCGGCGTTTCAAGAAAGCTCACCTACGACGTGGGCTTGCTCGAAAACACCAAGAAGATTGCTGCGAGAATCAAGAGGAAATTCACCGACGCTGTGCTCAGCAACGTCGGCGGATGCACCAAGATGAAGCGGCGGCGGAGGAAGTCTATCGGGTTTTCTCCGGTGGCGCCGCCGTGGCGCCGCCCCTCCGTCTCCTCCGCGAGTCCTAAG GGATGGGCCAAAGCGATGAAGGGTGCAACTAAGCATTTTAAGAAGAGGAAGAGCATGAAGAAAAATTCGAATTTGGattttgatttttcttaa